One window of Thermocoleostomius sinensis A174 genomic DNA carries:
- a CDS encoding sigma 54-interacting transcriptional regulator — protein MPDDRVQWLQQHTPLGVLSEPVLRAIVEQIQIEQIPANRRLVLEDMLPPALYLLRSGRLEVYHTSSDSLAKGASSLLPGSVLHLKELLLDQPAEQTAITLSDCELWSLPRQAFLKLVEQFPEINRTFSRQLAAELDQVAAQLAFEQERQMALRPYLVPKVKQGVVGTSRYAVRLRQAIKKASQDRQPVLIFGEPGLGKDNIAALIHFGSSDRQQPLIKINCDTLQPNGAELFGRSGGKPGLLEWVGRGTLMLNNAQDLPIEVRKKLLHLLDTGEYVPAKREGAAEPQPRRSEARIIMTAERTMPESQKRVGHLIKVPPLRVTKADIAAQVKYYISLYCRSKGLPQPHVAPEAIRRLQSYDFPGNLSELESMVERAIVQSNGASVLTEEVFWSTSPKAKRYRLNLLNAYPKLRQFLRSPWWPDRINYGFTLTAFAAIVTILFVGPQTRDANVGLNLFWAWWWPVVLIAFPFVGRVWCAVCPFMIYGELVQTLSLKVFPRQLQSWPRQRAEKWGGWFLFTLFALIFLWEELWDLPNTAYLSSWLLLLITAGAIVCSLIFERRFWCRYLCPIGGMNGLYAKLSMIELRAQQGICAATCTTYQCYKGGPQKGEGMATGGCPIYSHPAQLQDNRDCVLCMTCLKACPHRSVELNLRPPGIELWTTHNPTHHEVALLFLLFGGVFLHRLPEIGDRLPWTIDLDNFVTHAAVSIAALAIPGVIALGIYGVIRLINRALKPRSFIELAYGYLPLVLGSTLAHYLRLGLTEAGRILPVTLATFGFSGISAPVIVADPAVISFLQGTTLIVATLLSVVLTQNIARQSIFHLLPQHLGTIGFTILLWQIIV, from the coding sequence ATGCCAGACGATCGCGTGCAATGGTTGCAGCAACACACACCGCTGGGGGTGCTTTCAGAACCGGTGTTAAGGGCGATCGTTGAGCAGATTCAAATTGAACAGATTCCCGCAAATCGGCGATTGGTACTGGAAGACATGCTGCCGCCAGCTCTCTACCTGCTTAGATCGGGACGGTTGGAGGTTTATCACACTAGTTCTGATAGCCTTGCCAAGGGAGCGAGCAGCCTATTGCCAGGATCGGTGTTGCATTTGAAGGAACTCCTGCTAGACCAACCGGCCGAGCAAACGGCTATTACGCTCAGCGATTGTGAACTGTGGAGCTTGCCCCGTCAGGCTTTCTTGAAGTTAGTGGAGCAGTTTCCCGAAATTAATCGCACTTTCTCGCGGCAATTAGCGGCTGAACTCGATCAAGTCGCGGCTCAACTCGCCTTTGAGCAAGAACGGCAGATGGCTTTGCGACCGTACCTTGTCCCTAAGGTCAAGCAGGGGGTTGTGGGAACCAGTCGCTATGCTGTACGACTGCGGCAGGCGATTAAAAAAGCATCCCAAGATCGACAGCCCGTGCTAATTTTTGGTGAACCAGGGCTGGGAAAAGATAATATTGCGGCGCTGATTCACTTTGGTTCTAGTGATCGTCAGCAACCCTTAATTAAGATTAACTGCGATACGCTGCAACCGAACGGGGCTGAACTATTTGGGCGATCGGGCGGCAAACCGGGATTGTTGGAGTGGGTTGGACGCGGGACGCTGATGCTCAACAATGCTCAGGATTTGCCAATCGAGGTACGAAAAAAGCTACTGCATTTATTAGATACCGGGGAGTATGTGCCCGCTAAGCGAGAAGGGGCTGCCGAGCCACAGCCCCGTCGATCGGAGGCTCGCATCATCATGACCGCTGAGCGCACCATGCCCGAAAGCCAAAAACGGGTGGGGCACCTAATTAAAGTGCCACCGTTGCGGGTCACAAAAGCCGACATAGCCGCCCAAGTCAAGTATTACATCAGCTTATATTGTCGATCGAAGGGACTACCGCAGCCGCACGTCGCTCCCGAAGCCATTCGCCGATTGCAAAGCTATGACTTTCCAGGCAATTTATCTGAATTGGAAAGTATGGTAGAGCGGGCGATCGTCCAGTCCAATGGCGCATCTGTCCTGACCGAAGAGGTGTTTTGGTCTACCAGTCCTAAGGCCAAGCGCTATCGCCTGAATCTGCTGAATGCCTATCCCAAACTGCGACAATTTTTGCGTAGCCCTTGGTGGCCCGATCGAATCAACTATGGGTTCACGCTGACTGCCTTTGCAGCAATTGTCACCATTTTATTTGTTGGGCCGCAAACCCGCGATGCCAATGTGGGGTTGAATTTATTTTGGGCCTGGTGGTGGCCCGTCGTGCTGATTGCCTTTCCGTTTGTGGGACGGGTTTGGTGTGCAGTTTGTCCGTTTATGATCTACGGAGAACTGGTGCAAACCTTATCGCTGAAGGTATTTCCCCGACAACTGCAATCCTGGCCGCGCCAACGTGCCGAAAAATGGGGGGGCTGGTTTTTGTTTACGCTGTTTGCCCTGATTTTTCTGTGGGAAGAACTGTGGGATTTGCCCAATACGGCTTATTTGTCTAGCTGGCTATTGTTACTAATTACAGCGGGTGCGATCGTCTGCTCCCTAATTTTTGAGCGACGGTTTTGGTGTCGCTATCTGTGTCCGATCGGTGGCATGAATGGGCTGTATGCCAAACTGTCGATGATTGAACTACGGGCCCAGCAAGGTATCTGTGCGGCCACCTGCACCACCTATCAATGTTATAAAGGCGGGCCACAAAAAGGCGAAGGCATGGCAACCGGAGGTTGTCCCATCTATTCCCATCCAGCACAACTGCAAGATAATCGTGATTGCGTTTTGTGCATGACCTGCCTGAAAGCTTGCCCCCATCGATCGGTAGAACTGAACTTGCGACCTCCCGGCATTGAACTGTGGACAACCCACAACCCCACTCATCATGAAGTGGCGCTTCTCTTTTTACTATTTGGCGGTGTATTTTTGCATCGCTTGCCGGAAATTGGCGATCGACTGCCCTGGACGATTGATCTGGACAATTTCGTAACTCATGCGGCAGTCTCGATCGCAGCATTGGCAATTCCGGGAGTGATAGCGCTCGGTATCTACGGTGTCATTCGTCTGATCAATCGCGCTTTAAAACCTCGATCGTTCATTGAACTGGCCTACGGCTATTTGCCCCTGGTGTTGGGTAGTACCCTAGCGCACTATTTACGCCTGGGTTTGACTGAAGCCGGACGCATCCTCCCTGTCACGCTGGCCACCTTCGGATTCAGCGGCATCTCGGCTCCAGTGATCGTTGCTGATCCGGCTGTCATTTCCTTTCTACAGGGAACCACGCTAATTGTCGCCACCTTACTAAGTGTTGTGTTAACTCAAAACATTGCTCGTCAGTCAATTTTTCACCTGCTGCCTCAACACCTAGGGACGATCGGGTTTACCATACTGCTGTGGCAGATTATTGTGTGA
- a CDS encoding glutamyl-tRNA reductase, whose translation MNIIVVGLSHKTAPVDVREKLSIPTPQMEAAIAHLRSYPHIEEATILSTCNRLEVYVVVSETEQGVREVTQFLAEHGKVPVQQLRPYLFILLHQDAVMHLMRVASGLDSLVLGEGQILAQVKHTHKVGQQYNGIGRILNRLFNQAITAGKRVRTETSIGTGAVSISSAAVELAQLKVENLATCRIALLGAGKMARLVVQHLLSKGATHICIINRSLNSARELAQQFKEVNLQLHLMADLTQVILESDLVFTATAATEPLLDRAKLEAILAPGQSLKLFDISVPRNVHADVNELPNVHVFNVDDLKAVVAQNQESRRQMALEAEGILDEEVEAFDLWWRSLETVSTISCLRDKVEAIREQELEKALSRLGTEFGEKHKDVIEALTRGIVNKILHDPMVQLRAQQDIEARRHAMQTLRLLFNLEAAERTV comes from the coding sequence ATGAACATCATTGTCGTGGGTTTGAGCCACAAGACCGCTCCAGTTGACGTGCGAGAAAAACTTAGCATTCCTACACCTCAAATGGAAGCCGCGATCGCTCATCTTCGCAGCTATCCACATATTGAAGAAGCAACCATTTTAAGCACGTGCAATCGGTTAGAAGTGTATGTGGTGGTCAGCGAAACAGAACAGGGGGTTCGTGAAGTCACTCAGTTTTTGGCAGAACATGGAAAGGTGCCCGTTCAACAATTGCGCCCCTATTTATTCATCCTGCTCCATCAGGATGCTGTGATGCACCTCATGCGGGTGGCATCCGGCTTAGATAGCTTGGTGCTGGGTGAGGGGCAGATTTTGGCACAGGTGAAGCATACTCACAAGGTTGGACAGCAATACAACGGCATTGGACGGATTCTCAATCGCTTATTTAACCAGGCAATTACAGCGGGCAAGCGGGTGCGCACTGAAACGAGCATTGGGACGGGGGCCGTTTCGATTAGCTCTGCGGCGGTAGAACTAGCTCAACTCAAGGTCGAAAATTTGGCAACGTGTCGCATTGCATTGCTGGGAGCCGGCAAAATGGCACGGTTGGTGGTGCAACATCTGTTGTCCAAAGGAGCCACGCACATCTGTATTATTAATCGATCGCTGAATAGTGCCCGGGAACTGGCACAGCAATTCAAAGAAGTAAACCTGCAATTACACTTAATGGCTGACCTGACGCAGGTGATTCTGGAGTCAGATCTGGTCTTCACGGCTACGGCTGCCACGGAACCGCTGCTCGATCGGGCTAAATTAGAAGCAATCTTAGCCCCTGGACAATCGTTGAAACTGTTTGATATTTCGGTACCGCGGAATGTCCATGCGGATGTCAATGAGTTGCCCAATGTGCATGTGTTCAACGTGGATGATTTGAAAGCGGTGGTGGCACAAAATCAGGAAAGCCGTCGCCAAATGGCCCTGGAAGCCGAAGGCATTTTGGACGAAGAAGTAGAAGCGTTTGATCTGTGGTGGCGATCGTTGGAAACAGTGTCTACCATTAGTTGCCTCCGCGATAAAGTGGAAGCTATTCGTGAGCAGGAATTGGAAAAAGCATTGTCTCGGTTAGGGACAGAGTTTGGTGAAAAGCACAAAGATGTGATCGAAGCGTTGACTCGCGGTATCGTGAACAAAATTCTTCACGATCCAATGGTGCAGTTGCGAGCGCAGCAGGACATTGAAGCTCGACGCCATGCCATGCAAACGTTGCGCTTATTGTTTAATCTTGAAGCGGCCGAACGAACGGTTTAG
- the glpX gene encoding class II fructose-bisphosphatase: MESTLGLEIIEVVEQAAIASARLMGKGDKNEADRVAVEAMRERMNKIYMRGRIVIGEGERDEAPMLYIGEEVGICTRPDAKNYCNPDELIEIDIAVDPCEGTNLCAYGQPGSMAVLAISEKGGLFNAPDFYMRKLAAPPAAKGKVDIRKSATENLKILAECLDRSIDELVVVVMKRDRHDDLIKEIREAGARVRLITDGDVSAAISCAFAGTNTHALMGIGAAPEGVISAAALRCLGGHFQGQLVADPAVVMTKEWANKTKEENIARLKEMNITDPDKVYETEELASGQTVLFAACGITSGTLMEGVRFFKGGARTQSLVISNQSNTARFVDTIHMFSDHPNYIQLR; encoded by the coding sequence GTGGAATCAACACTCGGTTTAGAAATTATTGAAGTCGTTGAGCAAGCAGCGATCGCATCGGCTCGCTTGATGGGCAAAGGTGACAAGAACGAAGCAGACCGGGTGGCCGTGGAAGCCATGCGGGAACGGATGAATAAGATTTACATGCGCGGTCGCATTGTGATTGGTGAGGGCGAACGCGACGAAGCTCCTATGCTCTACATTGGTGAGGAAGTGGGCATTTGTACCCGCCCTGATGCCAAAAATTACTGTAACCCGGATGAGCTAATTGAAATTGACATCGCTGTTGACCCCTGCGAAGGTACCAACCTCTGCGCCTATGGGCAACCGGGGTCGATGGCAGTATTGGCCATTTCGGAAAAAGGCGGTTTGTTCAACGCGCCAGACTTCTACATGCGCAAGCTGGCAGCCCCCCCAGCCGCCAAGGGTAAGGTCGATATTCGCAAGAGCGCCACGGAAAACCTGAAGATTTTGGCTGAGTGCCTAGATCGCTCGATCGATGAACTGGTGGTAGTAGTGATGAAGCGCGATCGCCACGATGACCTGATCAAAGAAATCCGAGAGGCCGGAGCCAGAGTGCGCTTGATTACCGACGGTGACGTATCAGCCGCGATTTCCTGTGCCTTTGCTGGAACTAACACCCATGCACTGATGGGTATCGGCGCAGCACCCGAAGGTGTGATTTCAGCCGCCGCCCTGCGCTGTTTGGGTGGTCACTTTCAGGGACAACTGGTTGCTGATCCAGCCGTGGTGATGACGAAAGAATGGGCTAATAAAACCAAGGAAGAAAACATCGCTCGCTTGAAAGAGATGAACATCACCGATCCTGACAAGGTGTATGAAACAGAAGAACTTGCATCTGGACAAACAGTGCTATTTGCTGCGTGCGGCATTACATCAGGAACCCTGATGGAAGGTGTGCGCTTCTTCAAAGGCGGTGCACGAACTCAGAGCTTGGTCATCTCCAACCAGTCCAATACGGCTCGATTTGTCGATACCATTCACATGTTCAGCGATCACCCCAACTACATTCAGTTGCGCTAA
- a CDS encoding serine/threonine protein kinase produces the protein MSQLAIAPPSTVYSALHCVNPDCRAPYPQSWGNKFCQCCGSSVILNNRYLPLQRLGSGGFAVTYVVYDMQQQHERVLKVLGETSAKAVELFEQEARVLSQLRHPGIPQVDNDSLFTLSVRHPTDRSLPCLVMEKIDGQTLQECLSQYPKGCPEATVINWFHQAIDILRQLHQQQIIHRDLKPANFMLRRESGQLVVIDFGGAKVDPQQSVAQRSSTRLVSPGYSPPEQVAGGAVLPASDFYALGRTLIHLLTGRYPSDLEDPTTGELRWRRCAAVNPALADLLDDMVQFDVRQRPATAEVIQARLWQITPPPSILQSTRQSGGRSTKGNSLRRPVQNLARLAQAKGGIQPPSNSSGNLSLSHSLADTTWSMLLAGVGGGIGTIVGFDLAYRSPTLQFSVWLWQVSRPFSLEALVPMQLGCELMVFGAAGLGTALGLTIAGGFDQRRRPVQAGLMGAIGYISGLLGLRLAALDGVLVGLIVFAELAPVLLVLGLGLPTPRLLYAAVAGIATTGALVNLAAANLGFMVSFWQFLYPPTPGMAADEASWWGCLIVFSLLGSLLAGCLGLSRYVLVPLFRWLR, from the coding sequence GTGTCTCAGCTGGCGATCGCACCTCCATCGACCGTCTATTCGGCACTTCACTGTGTCAACCCCGATTGTAGAGCCCCCTATCCTCAAAGCTGGGGCAACAAATTTTGCCAGTGCTGCGGCTCCTCGGTCATTCTCAATAACCGCTATTTGCCGCTTCAGCGCTTAGGTTCTGGTGGGTTTGCTGTCACCTACGTGGTTTATGATATGCAGCAACAACACGAGCGGGTGTTGAAGGTTCTAGGGGAAACCAGTGCCAAAGCCGTTGAGTTATTTGAACAAGAGGCGCGAGTGCTGTCCCAACTGCGCCATCCCGGCATTCCACAAGTAGACAACGACAGCCTGTTTACGTTGTCAGTGCGTCATCCCACTGATCGATCGTTGCCCTGCTTGGTGATGGAAAAGATTGATGGTCAAACTTTACAGGAATGCTTGAGCCAGTATCCTAAAGGATGCCCGGAAGCAACTGTCATCAACTGGTTTCATCAGGCGATCGACATTCTGCGGCAACTGCATCAACAGCAAATTATCCATCGCGATTTGAAACCGGCAAACTTCATGCTACGGCGTGAGTCTGGGCAACTAGTCGTAATTGATTTTGGTGGAGCCAAGGTCGATCCGCAGCAGTCTGTCGCCCAACGCAGTTCCACCCGACTGGTGTCTCCAGGATATAGTCCTCCCGAACAAGTCGCCGGCGGAGCCGTGTTGCCCGCTTCCGATTTTTATGCCTTGGGTCGCACATTGATTCATTTGCTTACGGGCCGCTATCCATCCGATCTTGAAGATCCGACCACAGGCGAACTGCGGTGGCGACGGTGTGCAGCAGTCAATCCCGCCTTGGCAGATTTACTCGATGATATGGTGCAGTTTGACGTGCGGCAACGGCCGGCCACTGCCGAGGTCATTCAAGCTCGTCTTTGGCAAATTACCCCTCCTCCTTCTATTCTGCAATCAACCCGGCAATCGGGAGGACGGTCAACCAAAGGGAACTCCCTTCGCCGTCCAGTTCAAAACCTAGCCCGACTAGCGCAAGCCAAAGGCGGGATTCAACCGCCATCGAATTCAAGCGGCAATCTTTCACTATCGCATTCTCTTGCAGATACAACTTGGAGTATGTTGCTCGCTGGCGTCGGTGGCGGCATTGGTACCATCGTTGGCTTCGATCTAGCCTATCGATCGCCCACGCTACAGTTTTCGGTCTGGTTATGGCAGGTTAGCCGCCCCTTCAGCTTAGAGGCGTTAGTTCCTATGCAGTTGGGTTGCGAGTTGATGGTGTTTGGAGCCGCTGGACTAGGAACAGCGCTGGGGCTAACCATTGCCGGCGGGTTTGACCAACGCCGGCGCCCGGTTCAAGCTGGATTAATGGGGGCGATCGGCTACATCAGCGGACTGCTGGGGTTACGACTGGCGGCCCTAGATGGGGTGTTGGTGGGGCTAATTGTTTTTGCCGAATTGGCCCCGGTGCTCCTAGTGCTAGGGTTAGGATTACCTACTCCGCGCTTACTGTACGCTGCTGTCGCTGGAATTGCTACTACGGGTGCATTGGTCAATCTGGCCGCCGCTAATCTAGGGTTCATGGTATCGTTCTGGCAATTTCTCTATCCGCCAACCCCTGGTATGGCGGCTGATGAGGCAAGTTGGTGGGGCTGTTTGATTGTGTTTAGCTTACTGGGAAGTTTATTAGCGGGGTGTTTGGGGCTAAGCCGATATGTCTTAGTGCCACTGTTTCGCTGGCTGCGATAG
- the aroC gene encoding chorismate synthase: protein MGNTFGHLFRITTFGESHGGGVGVIIDGCPPRLEISIDEIQFELDRRRPGQSKITTPRKEADQCEVLSGLFEGKTLGTPIAILVRNKDTRPQDYSEMAHTYRPSHADATYDAKYGIRNWQGGGRSSARETIGRVAAGAIAKKILKQAGVEIIGYVKRIKDLEGAVNPDTVTLEQVESNIVRCPDADCAERMIDLIEQIGRQGDSIGGVVECVARGVPAGLGMPVFDKLEADLAKGVMSLPASKGFEIGSGFAGTLLTGSEHNDEFYTDEQGQIRTVTNRSGGVQGGISNSENILIRVAFKPTATIRKEQRTVTTDGTETVLAAKGRHDPCVLPRAVPMVEAMMAIVLCDHLLRQRGQCGK from the coding sequence ATGGGTAACACATTTGGGCATCTGTTTCGCATTACCACATTTGGTGAATCGCATGGGGGGGGCGTTGGCGTCATTATTGATGGCTGTCCGCCACGATTAGAAATTTCGATCGACGAGATTCAATTTGAACTTGATCGTCGCCGTCCAGGACAAAGCAAAATCACGACGCCACGCAAAGAAGCTGATCAGTGCGAGGTCCTTTCTGGGCTGTTTGAAGGCAAAACCTTGGGAACACCGATCGCCATTTTGGTACGCAACAAAGACACTCGCCCGCAAGATTATAGCGAGATGGCACACACCTATCGCCCGTCTCATGCCGATGCTACTTATGACGCTAAATATGGGATTCGTAATTGGCAGGGTGGGGGGCGATCGTCGGCTCGAGAAACGATCGGACGAGTAGCAGCAGGCGCGATCGCCAAGAAAATCCTCAAGCAGGCAGGTGTCGAAATTATTGGCTATGTCAAGCGCATTAAAGATCTCGAAGGCGCAGTCAATCCAGACACGGTCACGTTAGAACAAGTGGAAAGTAATATCGTCCGCTGCCCCGATGCCGACTGTGCCGAGCGCATGATTGATTTAATTGAGCAGATTGGCCGCCAAGGCGATTCGATCGGGGGGGTCGTGGAATGTGTGGCGCGGGGTGTACCTGCTGGGCTGGGAATGCCCGTGTTTGACAAACTGGAAGCCGATTTAGCTAAGGGTGTGATGTCACTACCAGCCAGTAAAGGTTTTGAAATTGGCTCGGGATTTGCCGGAACGCTGCTGACGGGTAGCGAACACAACGACGAGTTCTACACCGACGAACAGGGACAGATTCGCACAGTCACCAATCGTTCGGGCGGTGTGCAGGGCGGCATTTCCAACAGCGAGAATATCCTTATTCGCGTGGCTTTCAAGCCGACTGCAACCATTCGTAAAGAACAGCGCACCGTGACAACAGATGGCACAGAGACCGTTTTAGCGGCCAAGGGACGCCACGACCCCTGTGTGTTGCCGCGCGCGGTACCAATGGTGGAAGCGATGATGGCGATCGTGCTGTGCGATCATCTGTTGCGGCAGCGGGGGCAGTGTGGCAAGTAA
- a CDS encoding metallophosphoesterase family protein, producing the protein MRFVILGDLHYSDYLTPEQAAARDRIFTHFFQQVLDQHPDFVFAVGDTTHWGTLSEMRGLEAIVKATQLPLIRVTGNHDCCSVDKALLAPFFLGGRRSQSVTDLYTSFDASNVRFVLLDTARSKHDPAPGGFLSPAQLDWLEQQILTFNETDSLQHLVLLGHYPLTNTTRRSHREVMSIFNSDAVTRVFALLQAGLESPKSGYYFCGHNHTHSIYESPDLPWLHVQTADPLDCRSFRLVTIDCTGLEIKTIDFDLSSPHLQADFETARDNIPSGFAPQKFAASYGEATDRYVLRRATVSV; encoded by the coding sequence ATGCGCTTTGTGATTCTTGGAGACTTGCATTATTCCGATTATCTGACTCCTGAGCAGGCAGCTGCTCGCGATCGGATCTTTACTCACTTTTTTCAGCAAGTGTTGGATCAACATCCAGATTTTGTGTTTGCGGTAGGAGATACCACCCATTGGGGAACGCTATCAGAAATGAGGGGATTAGAAGCGATCGTCAAAGCAACGCAATTACCGCTCATTCGAGTCACTGGAAATCATGATTGCTGTAGTGTAGACAAAGCTCTTTTAGCGCCTTTCTTTCTAGGCGGACGGCGGTCCCAATCAGTCACAGACTTGTATACCAGCTTTGATGCAAGCAATGTCCGGTTTGTGTTGCTAGATACTGCTCGCAGCAAACATGATCCTGCTCCGGGTGGCTTTCTTTCACCTGCTCAATTGGATTGGTTAGAGCAACAGATTCTTACGTTTAACGAAACAGACTCTCTTCAGCATCTCGTGCTGTTAGGACACTATCCCTTGACTAATACCACCCGTCGCAGCCATCGTGAGGTCATGAGTATTTTCAACAGCGATGCCGTGACACGGGTCTTTGCCCTACTTCAAGCCGGACTAGAGTCGCCCAAATCGGGGTATTACTTTTGTGGGCACAATCACACCCATAGCATTTATGAATCTCCAGATTTACCCTGGTTACACGTGCAAACCGCCGATCCACTAGATTGCCGTAGCTTTCGTCTAGTGACGATCGATTGCACGGGTCTGGAAATTAAAACGATCGATTTTGATCTCAGTTCGCCCCATCTGCAAGCTGATTTTGAGACTGCCAGAGATAATATTCCCTCTGGTTTTGCCCCTCAAAAATTTGCTGCCTCATATGGTGAAGCAACCGATCGCTATGTTCTACGTCGAGCCACTGTCTCCGTGTAG
- a CDS encoding bactofilin family protein — translation MFKRKPVYSLTYLSATSEFRGDMNVEGNLRVDGIVHGNVDVRGDVEISQSGLIEGLELRANNIIVHGVIKARVIAEGRLTLSRTARLEGDVTAKSLDIEAGAFYVGHIATTDVKALPVSPTTYPELMGRDEQASTVSSEV, via the coding sequence ATGTTTAAGCGCAAACCAGTCTACTCGTTGACCTATCTGAGTGCGACTAGCGAGTTTCGGGGCGATATGAATGTAGAAGGCAACTTACGAGTTGATGGCATTGTTCATGGCAATGTGGATGTACGCGGGGATGTGGAAATTTCTCAGAGTGGCTTAATTGAAGGATTGGAACTGCGGGCTAATAACATCATTGTGCATGGAGTGATTAAGGCACGAGTCATTGCTGAAGGGCGATTGACCCTCAGTCGCACAGCCCGCTTAGAAGGCGATGTTACTGCCAAATCGTTGGATATTGAAGCTGGTGCATTTTATGTGGGACACATCGCTACAACCGACGTGAAGGCGCTGCCAGTTTCTCCGACAACCTATCCAGAATTAATGGGGCGAGATGAGCAAGCGTCTACGGTTTCTAGCGAAGTGTAG